In Blastopirellula sediminis, the following proteins share a genomic window:
- the tilS gene encoding tRNA lysidine(34) synthetase TilS codes for MRPFESALCDSWSPADWADCTVLVAVSGGADSVALLRALMAIRKQGKGRLIVAHIDHNLRVESAEDAEFVQELADRLAIPALFGKVEFEFTLTESGDGIEAAAREARYKFLKQFAMEQGARYIVTAHTADDQVETVLQRILRGTSVAGLTGIPRARELAPGISLLRPMLGIRRAEVEAYLAEIGQDFRHDATNDESDFFRNKLRNELLPLLRSEYLPQVDQSLLRLAAGATECREYVAAEAERLLDACLLTQSSKQVTLNAKRLATADPFLAIEACVLLWRRQDWSRQEMGRDKWRALLTLIAADAPAPIELPGGIRAEKKGEQLTLTPPS; via the coding sequence ATGCGCCCGTTTGAATCCGCTCTCTGCGATAGTTGGTCGCCGGCAGACTGGGCCGACTGTACCGTTTTGGTCGCCGTTAGCGGCGGCGCCGATAGCGTTGCGCTGCTTCGCGCCCTTATGGCGATCCGAAAACAGGGAAAAGGGCGGCTGATTGTCGCCCATATCGACCACAACTTACGCGTCGAGTCCGCCGAGGACGCCGAATTTGTCCAGGAATTGGCCGATCGACTGGCGATTCCTGCCCTCTTCGGCAAGGTGGAGTTTGAATTCACCCTCACCGAGAGTGGAGACGGCATCGAAGCGGCCGCTCGCGAGGCGCGGTACAAATTCTTAAAGCAGTTCGCCATGGAGCAAGGAGCCCGATATATCGTCACGGCCCATACGGCCGACGATCAGGTCGAAACCGTCCTGCAGCGGATCTTACGCGGGACGAGCGTCGCCGGACTAACGGGGATTCCGCGGGCGCGAGAATTAGCCCCTGGGATCAGCCTTTTACGTCCGATGCTGGGAATTCGCCGCGCCGAGGTGGAAGCGTACCTGGCCGAAATCGGGCAAGACTTCCGGCACGACGCGACGAACGACGAGTCCGACTTCTTTCGGAACAAACTTCGCAACGAATTGCTCCCCCTGCTTCGCAGTGAGTATCTGCCGCAAGTTGATCAGTCGCTTTTGCGTCTGGCGGCCGGCGCGACCGAGTGCCGCGAATATGTAGCGGCCGAGGCGGAGCGCCTTCTCGACGCTTGTCTTTTGACGCAGTCGAGTAAGCAAGTGACGCTCAACGCGAAGCGACTGGCGACCGCCGATCCCTTTCTGGCGATCGAAGCGTGCGTCTTGCTCTGGCGGCGCCAAGATTGGTCGCGGCAGGAAATGGGACGGGACAAATGGCGGGCGCTGCTGACGCTGATCGCGGCCGACGCTCCCGCGCCGATTGAACTTCCTGGCGGGATTCGGGCCGAAAAAAAGGGGGAGCAGCTGACGCTGACTCCCCCTTCGTAG
- a CDS encoding AsmA-like C-terminal domain-containing protein, with protein sequence MERSPTTRLAANLSQGKGFRTPLKRLVQTSWLFCKWTILSALMAAVAIGLYLYHNLNDEIRIRVQRRFAEHYHQLDVSIDSAQFHEGEGVEIRGLRFSQKNVAGHSGEMLDIDEMFVHCTTDPRDLVAGKLDVSRIVVKRVRISAALTADGKLNLESLFPLPKFGDSDPIIEVHDGLFELYDSVSGARLRLDPIDLTLKPMRDPQIAADGKKRLTVEGTLRSEHFEEAKISGILEPDSQFGMIQGSLSQLRITPDLFRDLPSCVQEKAAKMAPLEARVDLRFQVATPSKNSPCRFEISGDLSEGRWNDRSLPFPVSEISGSFVANAAGVDIERMSANVGDGSIVASLVRQGWSDNSPVHFEANLCNYVLHERLAEAIPPSLREHWYHYQPAGAVDAQVIADFDGIAWKPELHVTCLDSRFLYHRFPYPVNSAQGRIDYKNGVLDLNLSARAGKAPIKIVASLRDLGPEAKGFARFTSVEPILCDEVMLDALAHASPKASEFATKLQPRGTTNFDFLIKCHKGDEDQEKRLTLDIVDAQVTYDEFPYPIEKIHGRVIWTEEKTFIERLEGVNDSGYVVCGGTWTQTADPRGKLLLNLTCTDIPLEDELRSALPSTSRRVWDELRPRGTIDHMDLAIAFPDENGKLDVDIRAQKWRRDELLQSERKYSTASRTISIEPRSFPWLMDEVVGAIQYRRGVVHLLGVTARHGNVQIATGGDCQELPDGRWQLRFQDVQVDRLFPERDLLTALPANLAASVRRLKPSTPVNMRGAFTLIGGAQENAPPDAYWDLDFFLAGCDVTAGVLLNRVYGAVRLTGEATSEGAFTFGELSIDSLLYNNIPLTKITGPLFISSQHAVIGSQVPRREGKTPRSIVATTFGGQMAIDSSVLMQENQPFSLEVKLTEGSLEQTLLDLGQANPGRNTGRLFAEMRLAGNSLGTHTFQGNGRIQLRDGNLYQLPLAVSLLKVLAARAPDNTAFHTSDIDFQINGDYVYMNRMTVSGDAISLTGAGEANLDGRISMRFYTELGNNRYQIPVIRPLLGEAGRNFMVIHVNGTIDHPETQQEIFPVMNEALEQLFPEQPLRFGGGLGEATGGSAARQGSTYGGGIPR encoded by the coding sequence ATGGAACGATCGCCTACGACACGACTTGCGGCGAATCTGTCGCAAGGGAAAGGATTCCGTACGCCGTTGAAACGGTTGGTGCAGACAAGCTGGCTCTTTTGCAAATGGACGATACTGTCGGCCTTGATGGCGGCGGTAGCGATCGGCTTGTATCTGTACCACAACTTGAACGACGAAATTCGGATTCGCGTTCAGCGTCGTTTCGCCGAGCATTACCATCAGCTCGACGTGTCGATCGACTCCGCCCAGTTCCATGAAGGGGAAGGAGTCGAGATCCGCGGTCTCCGCTTCTCGCAGAAGAACGTCGCCGGCCATAGCGGCGAAATGCTCGACATCGATGAGATGTTCGTCCATTGCACCACCGATCCTCGCGATCTGGTTGCCGGCAAGTTAGACGTCTCGCGGATTGTGGTGAAGCGCGTCCGCATCTCCGCCGCGCTTACGGCCGACGGCAAATTGAACCTGGAGTCGCTCTTTCCGTTGCCGAAATTTGGCGACAGCGATCCGATCATCGAAGTGCATGACGGACTGTTTGAGCTTTACGATTCGGTCAGCGGCGCACGGCTCCGGCTCGACCCGATCGATCTGACGCTCAAGCCGATGCGTGATCCGCAAATCGCTGCCGACGGTAAGAAGCGTCTAACGGTAGAGGGAACGCTCCGTAGCGAACACTTTGAAGAAGCGAAGATCTCCGGCATCCTGGAGCCTGACTCGCAGTTCGGCATGATTCAGGGCAGTCTTAGCCAACTGCGGATTACGCCAGATCTATTCCGCGATCTGCCCAGTTGCGTTCAAGAGAAAGCGGCCAAGATGGCGCCGCTCGAAGCCCGCGTTGACTTGCGGTTTCAAGTAGCGACGCCGAGCAAGAATAGTCCCTGCCGATTTGAAATCAGCGGCGATCTGAGCGAAGGTCGCTGGAACGATCGCTCCCTCCCCTTCCCTGTCTCGGAGATCTCCGGATCGTTCGTCGCAAACGCCGCCGGCGTCGATATCGAGCGGATGTCGGCCAACGTCGGCGACGGTTCGATCGTCGCGTCGCTGGTTCGCCAAGGTTGGAGCGACAACTCGCCGGTCCACTTCGAGGCGAATCTCTGCAACTACGTTTTGCATGAACGTCTCGCCGAAGCGATTCCGCCGAGCCTCCGCGAGCATTGGTATCACTATCAACCGGCCGGCGCCGTCGACGCCCAGGTGATCGCTGACTTTGACGGAATCGCGTGGAAGCCGGAACTGCACGTCACCTGCTTGGACTCGCGGTTCCTTTACCATCGCTTTCCGTACCCGGTGAATAGTGCGCAAGGCCGAATCGACTACAAGAATGGCGTGCTCGACTTGAACTTGTCGGCCAGGGCCGGCAAAGCGCCGATCAAGATTGTCGCGAGCTTGCGTGATCTGGGCCCCGAAGCGAAAGGGTTCGCTCGCTTCACTTCGGTTGAACCGATCCTATGCGATGAAGTGATGCTCGACGCACTCGCGCACGCCAGCCCCAAGGCGAGCGAGTTCGCTACCAAGCTGCAGCCGCGCGGCACGACCAACTTCGACTTCCTGATCAAGTGTCACAAAGGGGACGAAGACCAGGAAAAGCGGCTGACGCTTGATATCGTCGACGCCCAGGTTACCTACGACGAGTTCCCCTACCCCATTGAAAAGATTCACGGCCGCGTCATCTGGACCGAAGAGAAGACGTTCATCGAACGGCTGGAAGGGGTGAACGATTCAGGCTATGTCGTCTGCGGCGGAACATGGACGCAAACCGCCGATCCGCGCGGCAAGTTGTTGCTCAACTTGACCTGCACCGATATTCCGCTCGAAGACGAACTCCGTTCGGCGTTGCCGTCCACTTCGCGGCGGGTCTGGGACGAACTTCGCCCCCGGGGGACGATCGACCACATGGACCTGGCGATCGCCTTTCCCGATGAAAATGGAAAGCTCGACGTCGACATCCGTGCCCAGAAATGGCGTCGCGACGAACTGTTGCAAAGCGAACGAAAGTACAGCACCGCGAGCCGTACGATTTCGATCGAACCGCGTAGCTTCCCCTGGCTGATGGACGAAGTGGTTGGGGCGATTCAATATCGCCGCGGCGTCGTTCATTTGTTGGGTGTGACCGCGCGGCATGGGAACGTGCAAATCGCAACCGGCGGCGATTGTCAGGAGCTGCCTGACGGTCGTTGGCAGCTTCGTTTCCAGGACGTGCAGGTCGATCGCCTGTTCCCCGAACGAGATCTGCTCACCGCGCTCCCCGCAAACCTGGCGGCCTCGGTACGACGTTTAAAGCCGTCGACGCCAGTTAATATGCGTGGCGCGTTCACGCTGATCGGCGGCGCCCAGGAAAACGCTCCGCCGGACGCGTATTGGGACTTGGACTTCTTTCTCGCTGGCTGCGACGTGACGGCCGGGGTTTTGCTGAATCGTGTCTACGGCGCCGTCCGTTTGACCGGCGAAGCGACTTCCGAAGGAGCGTTCACCTTTGGCGAATTGTCAATCGATTCGCTTCTCTATAACAACATCCCGCTGACCAAGATCACCGGGCCCCTCTTTATCAGTTCGCAGCATGCCGTGATTGGATCGCAGGTGCCGCGTCGCGAAGGAAAGACGCCGCGCAGCATTGTCGCGACCACCTTTGGCGGACAAATGGCGATCGACAGCAGCGTGCTGATGCAAGAGAACCAACCGTTCAGCCTGGAAGTGAAACTGACCGAGGGAAGTCTTGAGCAGACGCTCCTCGATTTGGGGCAAGCCAATCCCGGCCGCAACACCGGCCGACTGTTCGCCGAAATGCGATTGGCCGGCAACTCGCTGGGGACGCATACCTTCCAGGGAAATGGACGGATCCAACTGCGTGACGGCAATCTGTATCAGTTGCCGCTCGCCGTTTCGCTCCTCAAAGTGTTGGCCGCGCGAGCGCCGGACAATACCGCGTTTCATACCAGCGACATCGATTTCCAAATCAACGGCGACTACGTTTACATGAACCGGATGACGGTCAGCGGCGATGCGATCTCGCTCACCGGCGCCGGCGAAGCGAATCTCGACGGTCGAATCTCGATGCGGTTCTATACCGAACTGGGGAACAATCGTTATCAGATCCCGGTCATTCGCCCATTGTTGGGAGAAGCTGGTCGCAATTTCATGGTGATTCACGTCAACGGAACGATTGATCACCCCGAGACGCAGCAAGAGATTTTCCCGGTCATGAACGAAGCGCTCGAGCAGCTCTTCCCCGAACAGCCGCTCCGGTTCGGCGGAGGCCTTGGCGAAGCGACCGGCGGTTCGGCGGCTCGGCAAGGTTCGACCTACGGCGGCGGGATACCTCGCTAG
- the rny gene encoding ribonuclease Y, with protein MPDALTYAIFAVVGFAIAIVLVKIIDRLRKKDAETEAQQILERAKQDADNLLKEAKIEAKEEAIDFKTKAEAELNRSRDEIRDREKSLDRREESLEQQATHLRKQEHMVESKERRLTEKIEDASRKSDELKAITREQQERLHKMSGLNRDEAKAELLRLLDQELQGETGALILKHQRRVEETCKQQAQDMLLTAIQRFAAAHTAESTTSAIDIPTDDIKGRIIGREGRNIRSFEKETGVDVIIDDTPGVVIVSGFDPVRREIARISLNKLIADGRIHPTRIEEVVKETQAEIENVINKKGEEAASEADVLGLHPRLIHMLGRLHFRTSYSQNVLRHSIEVGFIAGMLAEMIGLDARIARRAGLLHDIGKAADHELEGGHPKIGADLLKRHGESPEVVHAAFGHHDEIITEYPYTMLVATADAASASRPGARRETLERYIKRMEELEAIARGFNGVEQAFAIQAGRELRVIASSRDTDDEKAAKISRDIAKAFEAQLTYPGEIKVTVVRESRFTEFAR; from the coding sequence GTGCCTGACGCATTAACCTACGCGATCTTCGCCGTCGTCGGCTTTGCGATCGCGATTGTGCTCGTCAAGATTATTGACCGGTTGCGGAAAAAGGATGCCGAAACCGAAGCGCAGCAAATCCTGGAACGTGCCAAACAAGACGCCGACAACCTGCTCAAAGAAGCCAAAATCGAAGCCAAGGAAGAGGCGATCGATTTCAAGACCAAGGCCGAAGCCGAACTGAACCGCAGCCGCGATGAAATCCGCGACCGCGAAAAATCGCTCGACCGCCGCGAAGAGTCGCTCGAACAGCAAGCGACCCACTTGCGCAAGCAAGAGCACATGGTCGAATCCAAAGAACGCCGCCTGACCGAGAAAATCGAAGACGCCAGCCGCAAGTCGGACGAGCTGAAGGCGATTACCCGCGAACAGCAGGAACGCCTGCACAAGATGAGCGGCCTCAATCGCGACGAAGCGAAAGCTGAACTCCTGCGTTTGCTCGACCAGGAACTGCAAGGGGAAACCGGCGCCCTGATCTTGAAGCATCAGCGCCGCGTGGAAGAAACCTGCAAGCAACAAGCGCAGGACATGCTGCTGACCGCGATTCAGCGATTCGCCGCCGCTCACACGGCTGAGTCGACCACCAGCGCGATCGACATTCCGACCGACGACATCAAGGGACGCATCATCGGCCGCGAAGGTCGCAACATTCGCTCCTTTGAAAAAGAGACCGGCGTCGACGTCATCATCGACGACACGCCCGGCGTGGTGATCGTGAGCGGTTTCGATCCGGTTCGCCGCGAAATCGCCCGGATCTCGCTCAACAAGCTGATCGCCGACGGCCGCATCCATCCGACGCGGATCGAGGAAGTGGTCAAAGAGACGCAAGCCGAAATCGAAAACGTCATCAACAAAAAGGGAGAGGAAGCGGCGAGCGAAGCGGACGTGCTCGGTCTCCATCCCCGGTTGATTCACATGCTCGGCCGGCTTCACTTCCGGACCAGCTATAGCCAGAACGTGCTGCGGCATTCGATCGAAGTCGGCTTCATCGCCGGTATGCTGGCCGAAATGATCGGGCTCGACGCGCGGATCGCTCGTCGCGCCGGGTTGTTGCACGACATCGGCAAAGCGGCCGACCATGAACTGGAAGGGGGACACCCGAAGATCGGCGCCGACCTGCTCAAACGGCATGGCGAGTCGCCGGAAGTGGTTCACGCCGCGTTCGGACATCACGACGAAATCATCACTGAATATCCCTACACCATGTTGGTCGCGACGGCCGATGCGGCCAGTGCGTCTCGTCCGGGAGCTCGTCGCGAAACGCTCGAACGCTACATCAAGCGGATGGAAGAGCTGGAAGCGATCGCTCGCGGCTTCAACGGCGTCGAACAGGCGTTCGCGATTCAAGCGGGTCGCGAACTACGCGTGATCGCCAGCAGCCGTGACACCGATGACGAGAAAGCGGCGAAGATCTCCCGCGACATCGCCAAGGCTTTCGAGGCCCAGCTGACCTATCCCGGCGAAATCAAAGTGACCGTGGTGCGCGAATCTCGTTTTACCGAGTTCGCACGCTAA
- a CDS encoding TIGR00282 family metallophosphoesterase, whose amino-acid sequence MRILHIGDIVGKPGRDIVRMALHGLRRREGLSLIVANAENACGGSGLNPAAYRELIDCGVDCITMGDHIYRRKELFQTLQSQNNIVKPANYPKSAPGKEFAIVEASGGIRVAVISIMGRVFMRPVDCPWEAIDRVLATIPASIKIRCVDFHAEATSDKQVMGRYLDGRVSYVLGTHTHVPTADEQIFKGGTAFQCDIGMTGPHESIIGRNIERVTETTVTFRPTQFDVARDDVRLSGSIVDVDPETGRAVSIRRIQIREEEAKALQAEYSKDASG is encoded by the coding sequence GTGCGGATTTTGCACATTGGCGACATCGTCGGCAAACCAGGACGCGACATCGTGCGGATGGCGCTTCATGGACTGCGGCGGCGCGAAGGGCTGAGCCTGATTGTCGCCAATGCCGAAAACGCCTGCGGCGGCTCGGGCTTGAACCCAGCCGCCTATCGCGAGTTGATCGATTGCGGCGTCGACTGCATCACGATGGGAGATCACATCTACCGTCGCAAAGAGCTGTTCCAGACGCTGCAGTCGCAAAACAACATCGTCAAACCGGCCAACTACCCCAAGTCGGCGCCTGGCAAAGAGTTCGCCATCGTCGAAGCGTCCGGAGGGATTCGAGTCGCCGTCATCAGCATCATGGGGCGCGTCTTTATGCGTCCGGTCGATTGCCCCTGGGAAGCGATCGATCGCGTGCTGGCGACAATCCCCGCTAGCATCAAAATTCGCTGCGTCGACTTCCATGCCGAAGCGACCAGCGACAAGCAAGTGATGGGGCGCTATCTCGACGGGCGAGTCTCCTACGTGCTGGGAACCCATACCCATGTGCCGACCGCCGATGAGCAGATCTTCAAAGGGGGAACCGCGTTCCAGTGCGACATCGGGATGACGGGACCGCACGAAAGCATCATTGGCCGGAACATTGAACGGGTCACCGAAACGACCGTAACCTTCCGTCCTACCCAGTTTGACGTCGCTCGGGATGACGTTCGCCTGAGCGGCAGCATCGTCGATGTCGATCCAGAAACAGGCCGGGCCGTCTCTATCCGGCGAATTCAGATTCGCGAAGAGGAAGCGAAAGCCCTTCAGGCCGAATACTCAAAAGATGCGTCTGGCTGA
- a CDS encoding MFS transporter has product MNEKSAPSEGEKKFLFWACFISLITTAFGFIIRAIIIDEWGTVFNLTETQKGEIFGVGLWPFAISIILFSLVIDRIGYKTAMYFAFACHALSVIMTIVLPMYFDPYWSLYFGTFIVALGNGTVEAVVNPVVATLFPNEKTKWLNALHAGWPGGLVLGGIITIGMGPGGFLSNIFSGGESMAWQYKVALILIPTVIYGLMMLPCRFPVNERVAAGVSYGEMLAEFGMGGAFIVGFLMFNELGRVATELLGKGGVDASGWMIYAVWGCIALGTIGMGAITKFAIGRPLFLFMLLIMVPLATTELGTDSWITSLMEPVMTQNKLAAGWIIVYTSLIMMILRFFAGPIVHKLSPLGLLAASSVIAIVGLVFLSKVESIALIFIAATIYGLGKTFFWPTMLGVVAEQSPRGGALTLNATGGVGMLGVGVVGAVFLGYFQDSAQVAALQDHPAILKQVEEEKNWVFGTYNAVNVDAVKKLPEAEQEIVTSASETAKKDALFAVAVFPCIMLACYLLLIVYFASQGGYKAEVLVGHGAEDEKFTGGLEGPADA; this is encoded by the coding sequence ATGAATGAAAAGTCGGCGCCAAGCGAAGGAGAAAAGAAGTTTCTCTTCTGGGCCTGTTTTATCTCCCTCATCACCACCGCGTTCGGGTTCATCATCCGCGCGATCATCATTGATGAGTGGGGCACGGTCTTCAATCTGACCGAAACCCAGAAGGGGGAAATCTTCGGCGTCGGTCTCTGGCCGTTCGCGATCAGCATTATTTTGTTCAGCCTCGTGATCGACCGCATCGGTTACAAGACCGCGATGTATTTCGCGTTCGCTTGCCACGCGTTGTCGGTGATCATGACGATCGTTCTGCCGATGTACTTCGACCCGTACTGGAGTCTCTATTTCGGTACGTTCATCGTCGCCCTCGGTAACGGTACCGTCGAAGCGGTCGTGAACCCGGTCGTCGCGACCCTCTTCCCGAACGAAAAGACGAAGTGGCTCAACGCGTTGCATGCCGGCTGGCCCGGCGGTCTCGTCCTCGGCGGCATCATTACGATCGGCATGGGTCCCGGCGGTTTTCTGTCGAACATCTTCTCCGGCGGCGAATCGATGGCCTGGCAGTACAAGGTCGCGCTCATTCTGATTCCGACCGTCATTTACGGTTTGATGATGTTGCCGTGCCGCTTCCCGGTGAACGAACGGGTCGCTGCGGGCGTTTCCTACGGCGAAATGCTGGCCGAATTCGGCATGGGGGGCGCGTTTATCGTCGGCTTCCTCATGTTCAACGAACTGGGCCGCGTAGCGACCGAACTTCTCGGCAAGGGAGGCGTCGACGCCAGCGGTTGGATGATTTACGCCGTCTGGGGCTGCATCGCACTCGGAACGATCGGCATGGGGGCGATCACCAAGTTCGCCATCGGCCGCCCGCTCTTCTTGTTCATGCTGCTCATCATGGTTCCGCTGGCGACCACCGAACTTGGTACCGACAGCTGGATCACCTCGCTGATGGAACCGGTCATGACCCAGAACAAACTGGCGGCCGGTTGGATCATCGTTTACACCTCGTTGATCATGATGATCTTGCGATTCTTCGCTGGCCCGATCGTCCACAAGCTTTCGCCGCTCGGTCTGTTGGCCGCCAGCTCGGTGATCGCGATCGTCGGTCTGGTCTTCCTGTCGAAGGTCGAAAGCATCGCGTTGATCTTCATTGCTGCGACCATTTACGGTCTCGGTAAGACCTTCTTCTGGCCGACCATGCTCGGCGTGGTAGCCGAACAATCGCCTCGCGGCGGCGCCTTGACGCTGAACGCCACCGGCGGCGTCGGCATGTTGGGGGTCGGCGTGGTTGGCGCCGTGTTCCTCGGCTACTTCCAAGACTCGGCTCAGGTTGCGGCTCTGCAGGACCACCCGGCGATCTTGAAGCAGGTCGAAGAAGAAAAGAATTGGGTCTTCGGCACCTACAACGCGGTCAACGTCGACGCCGTGAAGAAACTGCCGGAAGCGGAACAAGAGATCGTCACCTCCGCCAGCGAAACGGCGAAGAAAGACGCTCTGTTCGCGGTGGCGGTCTTCCCGTGCATCATGCTCGCGTGCTATTTGCTGCTGATCGTCTACTTCGCCAGCCAAGGTGGTTACAAGGCGGAGGTGCTGGTCGGACATGGCGCCGAGGACGAGAAGTTCACCGGCGGTCTCGAAGGACCAGCCGACGCCTAA
- a CDS encoding ArnT family glycosyltransferase, translating to MSKLFASRWFWVILLLAFALRVGAAYWWQSRIPAGERFFFGDSASYETLARQVAHGEDYRYGDSYIFRTPGYPAILAPFYWFSDEPNPMTLRIFGAALGTITAALCGILAARFSSTTAGLIATLLAAFYPGGLAMSAFVLSEVAFCPWMLLQIWFWDEAFQSDSRRSRLLWAIAAGVMMAAAVLTRPSWMLFPFFAVPICLLMLPQRLRQIEVMFVLGLSFMAAMSPWWIRNYQVAGRFVPTSLQVGASLYDGIRPGADGGSDMAFVEPFRQEQLAADAAAEGPLLGTFETRLDDRMKAASVAWAKEHPGEVVELAGKKLIRYWNFWPNESSFQSVKFRLIIAVGYLPILILGLVGLVAYRRQSLGIWLCGLPIFYFSLLHMIFVSSIRYRQPPMIPLTVLAAGAAVWLFYRWRSAKEPSTETASAA from the coding sequence ATGTCAAAGCTTTTCGCCAGCCGCTGGTTTTGGGTGATCTTGCTGCTTGCGTTCGCTTTGCGAGTTGGAGCCGCGTACTGGTGGCAAAGTCGAATCCCGGCTGGTGAACGTTTCTTTTTCGGCGATAGCGCGTCATACGAAACGTTGGCGCGGCAAGTCGCGCACGGCGAGGATTATCGTTACGGCGATTCCTATATCTTCCGCACGCCCGGCTACCCTGCGATCCTGGCCCCTTTCTATTGGTTCAGCGACGAGCCGAATCCAATGACGCTGCGGATCTTCGGCGCCGCGCTCGGTACGATCACTGCGGCGCTCTGTGGAATACTGGCCGCCCGGTTTTCCTCGACCACAGCAGGCCTGATCGCGACGCTCTTGGCGGCGTTCTATCCCGGCGGACTCGCGATGAGCGCCTTTGTGCTCAGCGAAGTCGCGTTCTGTCCTTGGATGCTGCTGCAGATCTGGTTCTGGGATGAAGCGTTTCAATCCGATTCGCGACGGAGTCGTTTGCTCTGGGCGATTGCGGCCGGAGTGATGATGGCGGCCGCGGTGCTGACGCGACCAAGCTGGATGCTCTTTCCCTTCTTCGCCGTGCCGATCTGTCTGCTGATGTTGCCACAGCGACTGCGGCAGATCGAAGTGATGTTCGTACTCGGGCTCTCCTTTATGGCGGCGATGTCTCCCTGGTGGATTCGCAACTACCAGGTCGCCGGCCGTTTCGTGCCGACCTCGCTGCAAGTTGGCGCCAGTTTGTATGACGGCATTCGGCCCGGCGCCGATGGCGGCAGCGATATGGCGTTTGTCGAACCGTTCCGACAGGAGCAACTCGCGGCGGATGCGGCGGCGGAAGGTCCGCTGCTTGGAACCTTCGAGACCCGGCTCGACGATCGGATGAAAGCGGCGTCGGTCGCCTGGGCGAAAGAGCATCCAGGCGAAGTCGTTGAATTGGCGGGGAAAAAGCTGATCCGATACTGGAATTTCTGGCCGAATGAATCGAGTTTTCAAAGCGTGAAGTTCCGGCTGATCATTGCCGTGGGGTACTTACCTATTTTAATATTGGGCCTGGTCGGGCTGGTCGCGTATCGCCGGCAATCGCTCGGCATCTGGTTGTGTGGCTTGCCTATCTTCTACTTTTCGCTGCTCCACATGATCTTCGTCAGCTCGATTCGCTATCGTCAGCCCCCCATGATTCCGCTGACTGTCTTGGCTGCTGGCGCCGCCGTTTGGCTCTTTTATCGCTGGCGATCGGCAAAAGAGCCATCGACCGAAACAGCGTCGGCTGCGTAG
- a CDS encoding tetratricopeptide repeat protein — protein sequence MRLSSVSLLLAVLFSSLAIAHEYKVGDRVMVIASAKLKAAGRGETDEVFLGLFLDVQAVNDKWLWVSNGNPGWLDKKYVIPDDDAFDYLTTRYSQEKSNEKVMQALAFLWEERQEYDIAISLCNDLIKLNPREDAYFNTRGNCWQGKKEYDKAIADFDQAIRIAPESAIYFYNRGNAWRLKRNYDKAITDYNQALKLDPKNAGPYNALAWLQATCPNPICRDGQQAMINAKKVVELTAEKDANSIDTLAAAYAEADDFPSAIKWQTKACDLAPAAEKAGYQSRLDLYKSGKPYRETVD from the coding sequence ATGCGACTTTCGTCCGTCTCTCTCCTGCTCGCCGTGCTCTTTTCTTCCCTGGCGATCGCCCACGAATACAAGGTCGGGGACCGGGTGATGGTTATCGCCAGCGCGAAGCTAAAAGCTGCGGGCCGCGGCGAGACCGACGAAGTTTTTCTTGGGCTCTTTCTCGACGTCCAAGCGGTAAACGACAAGTGGCTTTGGGTCAGTAATGGCAATCCCGGGTGGCTTGACAAGAAGTACGTCATCCCTGACGACGACGCTTTCGACTACCTCACGACACGGTATAGCCAAGAGAAGAGCAATGAAAAGGTCATGCAAGCTCTGGCATTCTTGTGGGAAGAGCGACAAGAGTATGACATTGCCATTTCGCTCTGCAACGACCTGATTAAGCTGAATCCTCGCGAGGACGCCTATTTCAATACGCGTGGCAATTGCTGGCAGGGCAAGAAGGAATACGACAAGGCAATCGCCGATTTCGATCAAGCAATTCGCATTGCGCCGGAGAGTGCGATCTACTTCTACAACCGGGGAAATGCATGGAGGCTCAAACGTAACTACGACAAAGCGATCACGGACTACAATCAGGCCCTCAAGCTCGATCCGAAAAATGCAGGACCCTATAACGCACTTGCATGGCTACAGGCCACGTGCCCGAATCCCATTTGCCGCGACGGCCAGCAAGCGATGATCAATGCCAAGAAAGTGGTCGAATTAACGGCGGAAAAAGATGCGAACAGTATAGATACTCTCGCAGCCGCCTATGCCGAAGCGGATGATTTTCCGTCCGCAATCAAGTGGCAAACCAAGGCGTGCGATTTAGCGCCAGCCGCCGAAAAAGCCGGCTACCAAAGTCGGCTCGATCTCTACAAGTCAGGCAAACCCTACCGAGAAACCGTCGACTAA